The nucleotide sequence GGCCACATCCGGAAAGGGGAAAAAGGTTTTCCGGTGGTGTTTTGGAAATGGCGGGCAGCGGACGACACCGAGACCACCGAAGAAGGCAAACCGGCGCGCTCTGCGCCGCTCCTGCGCTACTACACGGTGTTCAACGTCGCCCAATGTGACGACCTGCCGGCCGATCGCATCCCCACCGTGGAAACGGTCACGCACCCCTTTACGCCGATCGAACGCGCCGAAGTCGTGGTTCACGGCTATCCACAAGGCCCCCGGCTCGAACATGGCTACCCGGGAGCCTGGTATCGCCCCAGCGCCGATCTAGTCGGCATGCCGACGCCCGAGCAGTTCACGAGCCCTGAGGAATACTACAACACGTTGTTCCACGAGCTGACCCACTCCACCGGTCACCGCGAGCGCCTGGCGCGCAAGGGCATTACGGACGACATCCACTTCGGCAGCACGAGCTACAGCCAGGAGGAACTGGTCGCCGAGATGGGGGCCGCCTTCTTGATGGGGCACTGCGGCCTGGAGCAAGCCACGCTCGACAACTCTGCCGCCTATATCGACGCCTGGCGGCAACGTCTCAAGGCCGACAGCCGAGTGGTGGTGTTCGCAGCCGCCCAGGCGCAACGCGCGGCCGACTTGATCCTCAGCCATGCGGCCAACGACGAAGCCGAGTAGCCCGGCCCACCGGCGCGCCGCTCACTCGGGGGCGGCGCAGCCCGTGCAAAAAGTGTAAAGGGTCAATCCTCCTGGCGATTCGCCACTAATGCGCCCGTCATTTCACGACTTACGGCGCGGAAAAACTGTCAAGGCTCGACTGTAGTTCACCGCTTACACTTCGCAGGACATTGCAGCATGTCGCACATTGGTGTTTACCTCCGCGTCAGCACGCGCAAGCAGGATACTCGTAGCCAAGAGCCGGACTTGAAACGCTGGCTCGACGCCTTTGCCAACGGTAGTGAAGTCCGCTGGTATCGCGACACCGCCTCCGGCAAGTCGATGGATCGACCCGGCTGGAAGAAACTGGAAGCGGAACTGAATGGCGGCAACGTCTCGCAAGTCGTCGTCTGGCGACTCGATCGCCTAGGACGCACTGCCAGTGGTCTCACCGCACTATTCGAAAAACTGGTGACCAGGCGAGTGGGGCTCGTCTCACTGAAAGATGGCTTCGACTTGAGTACTGCTTCCGGTCGACTGCTAGCCAACTTGCTGGCGAGTGTCGCCGCGTTTGAACTAGAACTGCGCGCCGAACGCGTCTTAGCAGGCCAGGCTGCCGCGAGAACGGCTGGAAAGCGTTGGGGGGGATCAAAGTCTGGACGCCGGATCAGCGTCACCGACGAGCAACTGGAGGCCGTACGGCGACTCAAGGCGGAAGGCTGTGGCGTGGCAGTGATCGCACGCGCCACCGGGCTCTCGCGCCCCACGATCTATTCCATTCTCGACGCAAGCAGGGGCTAATCGACCATGTCGCCGAAACCCAAAGTGATCACGCCCGGGGCACCGCCAACACTCGCCGACTATGTCGTCACGACCACGTTCTGGGGGCTGGTCATCGGCTGGCCGCTGTTTGTCGTGCTCTATCGCTGGCTGCACTAACGCCACAACTGGACTACTGCGGATCACTCGCGATCCAACCTCGCATGCGTTCCGCTTCTAGTTCGCGCTACCGGGGCGAACCTAGGGGCGTTAGGGCGATTGAGTAGCTGCTAAGTGCCGCAACGGGTGAAGGTTGCGATTGAACGGGGCTATGAGTGCAACCGCGCCAGACGGACTCCGGCGACGGAGATGCATGTCACTGCCTCCGCTTCTTCGGCACAATCTCATAGCCCAACTTGCCCACCAGTTTCTGGGTCAGATCCCAAAGGTTCTCGTCCAGCTGCTCGGGGGACATCCGGTTGAGTCTCTCCTCCTGCTGGCGAGCTACTTCCTCCCGCCGTCGATCGTTGGCGATGGTCAGTGCGTACATCGTGCACAGCATGGAGACCTTGGTCCGGGAACTTGTCGACGCGGCGTGATACTGCGCCGCCATCGCCTGGGCAATGCCCGGTGCGCCGCCAAAGTATTGGTTCAAGCAATACAAGAGCCTTCCGTGCTCCGGACAGTCACGACCCGCGCGGATCTGCTGGGCTAGCTTCAAGAGTAGCGTCTTTTCGGCCCTGCCATACGCTTCCTGACGGCCGTCTTTGCGGAGTTGTTGGCGGCATTCCTTGCAAACCTCGCGGAAGCCGTCGCGGTGGCCGCTGTGGCGGTGGAAGTGCTGGGCGTCGAGCGGCAACTGATAGCCGCAGTTGCGGCACTGCCGGGTGGTCGTCTCGGTAAATTCTTCCGTGAGCATTTCGGCGACGCCTCGCGTGGGAGTGCTGTGCCGAATTATATCCCTGTGACCGGACGTAGACTGCCATGGCCGGCCGCTGGCCTGGGCGTTATCCAGACCAGCGGCTTACTGGCAATGAGCGGACTAGGAACGACTTGCCATCCGTCGAGCGCGTTTAGGCGTGGCCATTTCTGGCAACCCAAACAGCGAGTCGAAGACGTGATCGGCGGCCAGCTTCAACGCATTGCTGGCCGACCGCTCGGTAGCCGGATGCTGCACGAGTGCGCCTCGCGAATCCGCCAATTCACGGGCCAGTTCAAGAATCGCATCGTCCACAATCGCTGGCGGATCGGCGATGCCTTGCGGGTCGCTATTTCCCTGGCCGAGGTTCACCGCGATTGACGCCGCTTGGCTGCCGGACGTGCGTGACGTTGCGTCCGCGTAGGCGAAGACTTGGTCCGTGGCGTTATCGACGACCCACAACGTGCTTGGGCTGGCCGGGTCGAGCGTGATGCCGGTCGGGCTGGTGTTGCGGCTGTCGATCGTCCAACTGCCTTGCAGCGTGCCGGTCATGTTGTACTTGAACACCTTGTCGGTCGCGGCGCTGTTGACAGTCCAAATGCTCGCACCGTCAGTCACCAGGTCTGTCGCGTTGCCGTTTTGGTTGTTGAGCTTGAAATTACTCGCCGCATTTTGGCTGCCGGACAATCGCGAGGCCGCGCCGGTGTATTTGTAGACCTTGTCCGTGGAACCGTCGACGATCCAGATATCGGTCCCATTGGTCGTGACGCCTTGCGGCGTGGAAAGTCCGCTCGCCGTCCACGAACCAAGCAACCCGCCAGCGTTGTTGTAGACGTAGACCTTCTTATTGGCGTCCACGACCCAGACCTTATCGCCGGCGACGGTCGATGCCGCTCCACGTGGCGCGGTGTTGCCGGAATTGAGTGCATAGAAGTCCTCACGGTTCCCAGCCGCATCATACTCATGGGTCTTGGCAGCGCCATCGACGACATAGAACTTGCTTGGGGCGGACGGGGCGATTTTGAACACCATCGCATCGTAGGTGTTCGCATTGGTTAACGTTTCACCGGTCGGCAAATTCGCCGCGTTGCGGAACCATCCAACTGCATGGACCGTGCCGTCTGGCATCGCGTCAACGGTGCGGATGTTTTGATTGTCTGCGCCTGTCACTGGCTTAACCCATGCCAGCGATCCGGAAGCATCGAGCTTTGCCACGTAACCGTCAGTGGCCGTGGCGGTGAATGAAGCGCTGCCTGCCCCTGGATCGAAGTCCATGGTTCCCGCGAATTGTCCACCCAGGTAGGCGTTGCCAACGCCGTCGAGTGCGAGCGATGTAACGTCATTAAGATCCGTTGGATTGTCGCCGCTGCCAGTGAACTGGCTGACCCAAGTGAAATCTCCATCGGTAGTCCATTTCGAGGCGAACATATCGAATTGGCCGTTCGTGCTCAGCGTGACGCCGCCCGGGAACTGAGCGTTGCCTCGCAGCACACCGGACGTATACAGGTTGCCCGTTGCGTCCAGCTCCAGATGCTTATGGGTCACGCTATCGTCGCTGCTCGCATCAACAATCCAGACCGTGTTGCCGCTGCCGTCGAGCTTTAAGAGAAACCCATTGCCGCGGCCGGTCAGGCTGTCGCTGGTCAGCGACACCGGCGTGTTGTCCGCCATGTCTGGGAAGTGCGCCGTGTCGCGGTAGGTGCCCGAGGTGTAGATGTTCCCTGCCGCGTCCAATTCCAGTTCCCAACTCGTGTCCACGTCCTGGCCGCCGAACGTTTCGGCCCATTGAAACTGGCCGGCGCTGTTGAGCTTCACGATGTACGCGTCGCTGCCGCCAGCGCTAATGCGCTCTCCACCGACGGCCGTGGGGTCGAAATCGACGCTTTCGTCAAACCTGCCGGGCAGGAAGATATTGCCCGTGGCGTCGACGTCGGCCTGGAACGAATAGTCGGAGCCGTTGCCACCCGCGAAAACGTTCTTGGCCCAAAGTACACCACCAGCGCTGTTGAGCTTGGCCACGAACGGCTGAATTCCCGTTCCCGCGGCGGTTTGATTCACGAGCGTTGTGCTGCCCAGTTGGACGCTCGCGCTCTCGAAGACGCCCGTCAGATACACATTCTGCACCGCGTCGGTCGTGACCTGCCAGGCGCGATCTTGCGCCGCGCCGCCAAAACCAACCGCCCATTCCAGCGAGCGATTCGCGGCGTACTTCGCCAAGAAGCCATCGCCGCCACCCGCTGGCGTCAGTGCCGTGACGCCCGCCCCGGGGTCGGCGTCGAAGCCGGCGGTGTCAAAGCGGCCAGTGGCGTAACTGCCGCCAGCCGTGTCAACGTGAACGCCAAATCCCAAGTCCGAACCTGCCGAGCCGAGGCCGAAGCCCCAACCTGAGTCGATGGAAAAAAGTTCTCGGCGTTCCAGGGACTCAAGGCGGAATGTCCGGCGCATGGAACGTGCGCGACACTCGCGTCGCATTACGTGCTTTTTGAACGACAACATTGGGATCCTCAATGACTGGTGGTTGGAAAGTTCGGGGTAAAGCGCGCAGTGCGACCGTCGGTTGGCAAGCAAATGACAAGGACGCAATCGTGCGAGAACTGCTTATGGTGGGACTGGCGTGGTCTTCCGACGGAGCCAAGAAATCAATCGCGGCGCGTCCCCATTCGGTGAAACGCTCGAACTGTCTCTAACATCAAGCAGCTCGTATGTAGACAACTCGATCAGCGCGGCGAACTCGCGGAATTGACACTCGAACTCGCGAAGCTCCCAACGGCTTGCCCAGTAAAACTGAGGATCAGCGAGCGCGGCTTGACATGCGATTCTCGCAGCTTCTTTATGACCAGCTTTTGCTTCGGCGATTGCCAAATACATGTGGGGCTTGTCGAGTCGCCGATAAGCTTCGATGGCAGGCAGGGGATTGCCACGTCGTAATTGAATGAGGGAACGGACTCTGTCACTTTCCTCCTTGGAATCCCTATTCAATGAGGTAAAGACTCGTTTAAAGTCTCCTGACTGCGGAAGCCCTGCCATGATATTTTCCGCCTCATCCAGCTTGGCTAAGTCTTGAAGAGGTGTGACTGCAAGGAATTCTGCAAGATACTCGTTGAGTTCGTCCTGCTGGACGGCCGGAGCCGCCGCAACTAACAGTCGAAGTTCTGCTTCGGCCCGCGCAAATGCCTGTCGAGCAATCGCTGATTCACCGCTAACTACTTCGAATGCACCCCAGCTCTGCTCGGCTTCAATCAATGTCGCTCGCGCCACCTCGTCGGGTGGTGAGGAGGTGTCCGCGAGCCGACGCCAGAAGTCACATTCATCCTGGTAGAGGCGTCGTACATCAGTTCGGCGGCCGCGCAGTTCCACGATCTCTGCAAGCAGTTCAAAAGCATTCGCCGCATAGTGATATTCAAACCTTGCCTTGGATCGTAACCGATCCAATCTCTCGCGATAAATCTTGGCGGCCGCCTGCGCATGTGCCTCAGCTTCCGCCAGATCCAACTTTCCTAGGTCTCGATCATGCCCGGCTAGTGATCGATGGCATAGCGCGATACCCGGCAGCAGGAGCGTGTATTTTGGATGCAGCGCGAACCAGTGGTTTCCAATGGCCAATCCCTCTTCATAGTATTTTCGAGCAAGTTCGTCATCTGGCGTGGCGTCGCCTCGTCGCGTGAGGGCAAATACGAGGACGTCCGCATCGACCGGATTATTCGACTTTGCTAAAGTCTCGCGCGAGGCACTGACGTATTCCGACATTGTTTTTTCGAGTTGTACTTGGGTGCCGCCCCAGCTGATATCCGCCAGCGCACCTTGGGCTTCACGCATATTCCGCAACAAGTCGACATCGGCATTCCCCCATTCCTCAGTATTCTTGACCCGGGCAATCGTCGCTTCAAGACGCGCTGAGGCTTTATCATATCGGCTCGAAAGCAATGCATCGCAGTGTAGTTCAGCACAAAGTGATAGGCGAGTCGGAGGCAATGCCTGGAGCAGATTCATTAAATCGCGTGTTGCGACACAAAGCGGTACAGCATATCCGCTGAGCCATACGTCCGGTCGATCAAGCGTCTCACGAAAGCCGTGAATTAACGCGAGAATGCGCTCTTGGTCACCTTGAACACGAGTTAGCATGTCACGAGTGGTTTCCGCGGCCTCTAAGGCAAGTTGTTTCGCTTTTGGGGAGTTCTGAGTTCGGTCCTCAAGTCCGGCGAGTTCGTAGCAAATGACGGTGGTCCTAACCGCCAAAAGCGCGTCATCGGGATACGAATTGCGCAATACTCGACACATTTTCAATGACTCAGCCAGCATCCCCTTTCGCAACTCGGCGCTCGCCGATGTAAGTGCTAAGTCTCGGCTTCCGAGAGCGACAATCTTATCGATGGCCTGCACCGCCAAGTCGAGGTTCTGCTTGGCCAGGTCTGCCTCCTTGCGGGCCACACCTCGTTGTGCTGATTCCTTGGTATAGGCAGCGTTGATCAGCACGACCGAAGTGGCCAACAGCACAGTCGAGATCGCCAGCAGCAACATCGCCGAAGTCGTGAATGCACTATGACGCCGGGTCCATTTCTTCGCCTTAACGAACATACCGGGAACTCGTGCCACAATCGGCATGTGCTCCAACCACCGTCGCAAGTCACCCGCCACTTCGCGGGCTGTCGCGTAGCGATCGTCCGGGTTCTTTTCCATCGCCTTCAAGATGATCGTTTCCAACTCCTCGGGAATCGACTTGTCGAGCTTGCGTGGCGTAGTCGCTTCCTCGAACGCGATCTGGCGCAGCGTTTCTTGGCGGTCGTTGCTGGGGAACGCGGCGCGCAAGGTTAGCAGTTCGTAAAGCGTCACGCCCAACGAATAAATGTCGGTGCGGTGGTCGACGGTGATTCGTTTGGCCAGGGCTTGTTCCGGGCTCATGTAGCGGAGCGTGCCGACCAGGTCGCCGGTCATCGTCATGCTGGCGTCGCCTTGGTTGCGGGCGAGGCCGAAGTCGGTGACCCACAGTTTGCCACGCTCGTCGATCATCAGGTTCGACGGCTTGATGTCGCGATGCACAATGCCCATCTGATGCGCATGATCGTGCGCCTCGGCAGCCTGGATGCCGATTTCGGCGATGCGGCGAAAGCGCTCCTTGGGCGTAATGCTGTTAACGGTGCTAAGGGCGGCCTGGAGAATCGGCGAAGTGTCGGTGGCAAGTGATGCGTGCGGAGTGCTGAGTGACGCATCGGAGGAATGCGAAAAGACTTCCGTGCGAGCTTCGTCATTTGGATTTGAGCCGAGATGCGGATTTTGGGCTTCGACATGCCCGGCCTGGCTCTGCCGCTTCGCCTCGACCACGTCCGCTAAGGTCACGCCGTCGATGAATCGCATGGCATAGAAATGAATGCTCCGTTCGCAACCGATCCCGTAGACCTCGACGATGTTCGGATGATCCAGATGCGCTGCGGCCATGGCTTCGTTCTTGAACCGCTGCAAATGGCGAGGATCGAGCACGGCCGCGAATGGCAGAATCTTGAGCGCCACGCGCCGCGAAAGGGAAATCTGCTCGGCTTCGTACACCACGCCCATCCCGCCGCGGCCGACTTCGCGGAGGATGCGGTAGTCACCTAGCAGGCCGGGCGAGGTGTGATGGGCATTGCCTCCACTTCCCTTAGGGTCCATTCCGCACATCGCGAGCGAGAGCATTGCCGGCAACATCGATTCCAGTTGGTCGGCCTGATGAGGAAACTCGTCGCGCAGGACACGGGCGTCGATGACTTCGCCAGCGATGACGCGACTCGTCAATTGCTCGAATGCGTACATGAGTTCGACGTCTGTCGACGTCTGATTTACCGGGTCTACCATGGGCTGCTCTTTTTTTAGCCGTCGAGAAAGGGCCGAAGGCGTTGCATCGCCCGCCAATGACGCTTCATGAAAGTGTCGGTGGAAATCCCGAGTACCGCCGTGGCTTCGTCAACTGTCAACTGCTCCAGATACCTCATGCTGAGAATTTCCTGATCACCTGCAGAGAGCTGAGCTAATGCAGCTCGCACGCGCTGACCTAGTTCTCGTTTGATCAGCCCCTCGCTCGGACTTGTTCCTGTGGAAACCAGCCGTTCAGCGAGTTGCATAGCGGATTCATCGGTCAGTGCAAGCGATTGTTCTCGGCGTGGGTCGCGTTTCCGGGCCGCCAGTTGATGTTGACGCATCTGCAACAGCTTTTCCCAGGTGAGTTGGCGCAGCCAAGGATAAAGGGCCACAGGGCGTTCCGCGACGTAGTCGGGCAATCGCCTTGCCGCTTCGGCAAGACCTTCCTGGACGACGTCCGAAGGGTCGAACCGGGCAGCCAACCGTCGATCTAAGTGGATACTGACCATATGTTTCAAGCGTTCGCGATAGGACCCCAGAAGTTGATGGGCCGACGCCAAGTCGCCCTTGGCAAAATGTTCCAGCAACTGATCCGACGCATCACTTGCCATTTGCTTGCTATCCTCACCTCTACTAGTACTAGGAAACATCTCAACAACCGGACAGGTTTTCTAGGGATTTGGTCCGAATTCCTGAGATCGTTGGATTCTCTAGGGCTTCGCACAACTGACCGCGGGCGTTTTTTTTGCTCGGATAGACCAACCGGGCTGGAGAGGTGTGTAGAGGCGAACGCGAGTAATGCTCGGAAATCTGGCGTCCCGACGGGCAATTACGCGCCGGAGCCTATCTCCACAGATCTCGCCAATTAGCCTGTCTCGCGATGGGAGCGATTCGCTTTCCCGCGCCTTCAGGCAGTCCCGGCCCAGCTCACGCAACCACCGCCGAGCAGGCGTCCCTGGTACCCCCCGATACGCCGACTGTGCCGCCGCCCGTATGGCTCGGCGCGTTTTCCGAAGAATTTGCGAGGGGTTCGATCCTCGCGTCTAGTTTCAGGACGTCAAGACCTTCAACTTATTGAGAGGCTGTGACCATCCAAACAACGCGCCGGGATTCTTACCGCGAGGCCGCCCCTACCAATTCAGTGATTTGCTCTCTGATCTTCTCCGGCAGTAGGTGCCATGCGATCACGAGCGCGGCCAACCGAGGGTCTGAGTCGTCGACTCGTGCGTTAACTGCGCCGGAATTTGCGATTCCCGCGCCGCTATTGTCGATTTTCGGCGTGTTTTCTGCTATAGTTCGAATCCTTGCCGGGTAGCTTCTTTGGAAGCTGGGCGCGACGGTCGCTCGGGCGGCATTCTTGCCGGCGACACTTTGTCGGGCGGTATAATCCAGCGACTTGCGGCGCGAGTCGCTGGGATTGTATTCGAGACAGGAGGGCTTTGGATGTCGAAACGCAGTGGTTTTTCCACAGCGAATGATCTTGCGGCGGATGTTCGCGAGAAATCGATCGCGCTGTTGAATCAGCACCTGGCCGATGGGATTGATCTCTATAGCCAGATCAAGCAGGCCCATTGGAACGTGAAAGGCCTGCAGTTCCATCAACTGCACTTGCTGTTCGATTCGCTGGCGGACGAAGTGGAAGAGCACATTGACGAGATCGCCGAGCGTGCAACGGCGCTCGGCGGGGTGGCGCTCGGCACGACGCGGATCGCGGCGTCGGCGTCGCGATTGCCCGAGTATGACCTGGGCGCGGTGAACGGACGCCAGCACCTGGAGGCGTTGATTGCGCGCTTCGCCGCGCTAGCGAAGACAACGCGGGCCGCCATCGACACGGCTGCCGGGTTCGGCGATGCGGATACCGCGGACTTGTTCACGGGCGTGTCGCGCGGTCTCGACAAGAACCTGTGGTTCCTGGAATCGCACGTGCAGGAGTAAAATTGCGCGCCATGTCTGACACGGTCGCTCTGGACGACGTGCGCGCCGCGGCGGCGCGGATTGCTCCGCATATCCATCGCACGCCCGTGCAGCGTTGTGCGCATCTTGATGCGCTCGCCGGGTGCGAGTTGTTCTTTAAATGCGAGATGTTTCAGAAGACCGGATCTTTCAAGTTCCGCGGCGCGGCGAACGCCGCGCTGAAAGTTGGGGCGGAAGCCGGTCGGCGCGGGCTGGTGACGCATAGCTCCGGCAACCACGGGCAGGCATTGGCCGCGGCGGGACGCTTGATTGGCGCGCCAGTGTATGTGGTGATGCCATCGACCGCCTCGGCATTCAAGCGCCGCGCGATTGAAGGTTACGGCGCGACGGTCGTGCCGTGCGAATGGACGGCAC is from Planctomycetia bacterium and encodes:
- a CDS encoding zincin-like metallopeptidase domain-containing protein — protein: GHIRKGEKGFPVVFWKWRAADDTETTEEGKPARSAPLLRYYTVFNVAQCDDLPADRIPTVETVTHPFTPIERAEVVVHGYPQGPRLEHGYPGAWYRPSADLVGMPTPEQFTSPEEYYNTLFHELTHSTGHRERLARKGITDDIHFGSTSYSQEELVAEMGAAFLMGHCGLEQATLDNSAAYIDAWRQRLKADSRVVVFAAAQAQRAADLILSHAANDEAE
- a CDS encoding recombinase family protein, which translates into the protein MSHIGVYLRVSTRKQDTRSQEPDLKRWLDAFANGSEVRWYRDTASGKSMDRPGWKKLEAELNGGNVSQVVVWRLDRLGRTASGLTALFEKLVTRRVGLVSLKDGFDLSTASGRLLANLLASVAAFELELRAERVLAGQAAARTAGKRWGGSKSGRRISVTDEQLEAVRRLKAEGCGVAVIARATGLSRPTIYSILDASRG
- a CDS encoding serine/threonine-protein kinase; translation: MAGDATPSALSRRLKKEQPMVDPVNQTSTDVELMYAFEQLTSRVIAGEVIDARVLRDEFPHQADQLESMLPAMLSLAMCGMDPKGSGGNAHHTSPGLLGDYRILREVGRGGMGVVYEAEQISLSRRVALKILPFAAVLDPRHLQRFKNEAMAAAHLDHPNIVEVYGIGCERSIHFYAMRFIDGVTLADVVEAKRQSQAGHVEAQNPHLGSNPNDEARTEVFSHSSDASLSTPHASLATDTSPILQAALSTVNSITPKERFRRIAEIGIQAAEAHDHAHQMGIVHRDIKPSNLMIDERGKLWVTDFGLARNQGDASMTMTGDLVGTLRYMSPEQALAKRITVDHRTDIYSLGVTLYELLTLRAAFPSNDRQETLRQIAFEEATTPRKLDKSIPEELETIILKAMEKNPDDRYATAREVAGDLRRWLEHMPIVARVPGMFVKAKKWTRRHSAFTTSAMLLLAISTVLLATSVVLINAAYTKESAQRGVARKEADLAKQNLDLAVQAIDKIVALGSRDLALTSASAELRKGMLAESLKMCRVLRNSYPDDALLAVRTTVICYELAGLEDRTQNSPKAKQLALEAAETTRDMLTRVQGDQERILALIHGFRETLDRPDVWLSGYAVPLCVATRDLMNLLQALPPTRLSLCAELHCDALLSSRYDKASARLEATIARVKNTEEWGNADVDLLRNMREAQGALADISWGGTQVQLEKTMSEYVSASRETLAKSNNPVDADVLVFALTRRGDATPDDELARKYYEEGLAIGNHWFALHPKYTLLLPGIALCHRSLAGHDRDLGKLDLAEAEAHAQAAAKIYRERLDRLRSKARFEYHYAANAFELLAEIVELRGRRTDVRRLYQDECDFWRRLADTSSPPDEVARATLIEAEQSWGAFEVVSGESAIARQAFARAEAELRLLVAAAPAVQQDELNEYLAEFLAVTPLQDLAKLDEAENIMAGLPQSGDFKRVFTSLNRDSKEESDRVRSLIQLRRGNPLPAIEAYRRLDKPHMYLAIAEAKAGHKEAARIACQAALADPQFYWASRWELREFECQFREFAALIELSTYELLDVRDSSSVSPNGDAPRLISWLRRKTTPVPP
- a CDS encoding sigma-70 family RNA polymerase sigma factor, producing MASDASDQLLEHFAKGDLASAHQLLGSYRERLKHMVSIHLDRRLAARFDPSDVVQEGLAEAARRLPDYVAERPVALYPWLRQLTWEKLLQMRQHQLAARKRDPRREQSLALTDESAMQLAERLVSTGTSPSEGLIKRELGQRVRAALAQLSAGDQEILSMRYLEQLTVDEATAVLGISTDTFMKRHWRAMQRLRPFLDG
- the dps gene encoding DNA starvation/stationary phase protection protein Dps, producing the protein MSKRSGFSTANDLAADVREKSIALLNQHLADGIDLYSQIKQAHWNVKGLQFHQLHLLFDSLADEVEEHIDEIAERATALGGVALGTTRIAASASRLPEYDLGAVNGRQHLEALIARFAALAKTTRAAIDTAAGFGDADTADLFTGVSRGLDKNLWFLESHVQE